Proteins encoded within one genomic window of Polypterus senegalus isolate Bchr_013 chromosome 6, ASM1683550v1, whole genome shotgun sequence:
- the LOC120531608 gene encoding protein phosphatase Slingshot homolog 2-like isoform X3, whose protein sequence is MLPGCLSCAPGESISESFLTVKGAALFLPRGNGSTTPRISQRRNKHAGDLQQHLQAMFLLLRPEDNIRLAVRLESAYQSCTRYMVVVSTNGRQDTEESIVLGMDFKNKESSCCTMGLVLPLWSDTLIHLDGDGGFSVSTVNRVHIFKPVSVQAMWSALQSLHKACEVARCHNYYPGSLFLTWTSYYESRISSDQVCINEWNAMQDVQSHRADSPVLFTDVPTERERTERLIKSKLREIMMQKDLENITSKEIRTELEMQMVCNLREFKEFIDNEMIVILGQMDSPTEIFDHVFLGSEWNASNLEDLQNRGVRYILNVTREIDNFFPGLFEYHNIRVYDEEATDLLAYWNDAYKFISKAKKTGSKCLVHCKMGVSRSASTVIAYAMKEYGWNLEDAYSYVKERRTVTKPNPSFMRQLEEYQGILLASKQRHNKLWRSHSDSDLSDHHDPINKTPLNMNLNQKDADNNPSLEHFLGMAVLQALATMPSSIDEDPPTPCEDHDSLQLDFQPCTNEESLEQSASNGLSECPDSPETTTVVFPCVGDMPLQEVSLIMPTSLVDLRGDKPLLEPKLNTQEKNAIPTVQSSPSLSLTTNTRTSDVDVSLDLNTDFLEDTGGQHNSNNNPMSPSHTVQSPSLSTDSIDFFSAREKFLELSQEGRARALSQSKNEDLVTPKLLQSRSPGQDLLDTEDSVHPVEEHTKEQCLDITVGVPRSQSENGISVKDIVIELESINQSSGPTPCKTDSSTTVSSPATMKKAVVHSLQSEPPGDLEPKSICEYPSDELRDFSTSHCEASQDSLTPKLETKKWLSGSVRRATNKLEQRLRQEQEPGNCLGIRKNSRHDEVPSIEVHPQECGDNQLHNPLLEEGTMLPLQKLPKTRDISDSSDKEEAGSCHSDSAEKFWKPLESKPKEKEAPISSTVKAPFLSCRVEITEFASNHSPLETGGSCPVFPLNEREYQTSSDHSNHVYVSDKERKDPSSDLCEFILQEPGMGTKQTVDDLCYISHLQNPPLLTGSLSPKACLLLEGATESSSDTDTLPDRPTESSTLQRSTEELLKIQETLSDLQAFLNRVTPTVSRPPNWTGLPHSSSSSSVSELTVVTKGHSGMVKQRAQEIEARIRQAGLTTPSLMKRSASLAKLGCLELSTDDLSEVGKAESGPASPACSFRLLHPESCRAHLMAEDPSKKFCMASESTLPGEQSCHSDCGSLNQPVELPSILHTSTFRESNEGCLESCPSLLQATEQTVPFSGVAPRQQYGRTHPLRKLRKANEKKRTASFQYNTM, encoded by the exons ATGCTTCCTGGTTGTTTGAGCTGTGCACCAGGAGAAAG CATCAGTGAAAGCTTCCTTACTGTGAAAGGAGCTGCCCTATTTCTTCCCAGAGGCAATGGTTCCACAACACCAAGGATCAGCCAACGACGCAACAAACACGCTG GAGACCTTCAGCAACACTTGCAGGCCATGTTTTTGCTGCTACGACCTGAAGACAACATTAGATTG GCTGTGAGGTTGGAAAGTGCCTATCAGAGCTGCACACGCTACATGGTGGTGGTTTCTACCAATGGACGGCAGGACACTGAAGAGAGCATAGTACTGGGGATGGACTTTAAGAACAAAGAAAG taGCTGTTGTACTATGGGTCTTGTCCTACCTCTTTGGAGTGACACCCTTATCCACTTGGATGGTGATGG CGGTTTTAGTGTGTCCACAGTCAACAGAGTCCACATCTTCAAGCCGGTTTCCGTCCAGGCCATGTG GTCAGCTCTGCAGAGTTTGCATAAGGCATGTGAAGTGGCTCGTTGCCACAATTACTATCCTGGCAGCCTGTTCCTTACGTGGACCAGCTACTATGAGAGCCGTATCAGCTCAGACCAAGTGTGCATCAATGAGTGGAATGCCATGCAGGATGTGCAATCTCACCGGGCTGACTCCCCTGTTTTATTCACTGATGT TCCAACAGAGAGGGAGCGTACAGAGAGACTTATTAAATCTAAGCTGAGAGAGATCATGATGCAGAAAGATTTGgaaaacatcacttcaaaagag ATCCGCACTGAGCTTGAGATGCAGATGGTCTGCAACCTGCGCGAATTCAAGGAATTTATTGACAATGAAATGATTGTCATTCTTGGACAAATGGATAGCCCTACTGAGATATTTGACCATGTCTTCCTA GGCTCAGAGTGGAATGCCTCCAATCTTGAAGACTTGCAGAATAGAGG GGTTCGTTACATCCTGAATGTCACACGGGAGATTGATAACTTTTTCCCAGGCCTCTTTGAATATCACAACATTCGGGTCTATGATGAAGAGGCTACAGATTTACTGGCTTACTGGAATGATGCTTACAAATTCATCTCTAAGGCAAA GAAAACTGGCTCCAAATGCCTTGTCCATTGTAAGATGGGTGTGAGCCGCTCTGCCTCAACTGTTATTGCCTATGCAATGAAGGAATATGGCTGGAATCTGGAAGATGCTTATAGCTATGTCAAGGAACGCCGCACAGTCACCAAACCGAATCCCTCTTTTATGAGGCAGCTTGAGGAGTATCAGGGCATACTCTTGGCAAG TAAACAGCGGCACAACAAGCTTTGGCGATCCCACTCTGACAGTGATCTTTCAGATCATCATGATCCCATCAACAAGACTCCTCTTAACATGAACCTCAACCAGAAAGATGCAGATAATAATCCTTCACTGGAACATTTCTTGGGAATGGCAGTCCTACAAGCACTTGCAACTATGCCTTCAAGTATTGATGAAGATCCACCCACACCATGTGAGGACCATGACAGTCTGCAGTTGGATTTCCAGCCATGTACAAACGAAGAAAGTTTAGAGCAATCTGCTTCAAATGGCCTCTCAGAGTGTCCAGATTCACCCGAGACTACCACTGTAGTCTTCCCTTGTGTAGGAGACATGCCACTCCAGGAGGTTTCTTTAATTATGCCAACCTCACTGGTTGACTTGAGAGGAGATAAGCCATTGCTAGAACCAAAGCTTAATACACAAGAAAAGAATGCAATTCCAACAGTACAGTCTTCTCCCTCATTGTCCTTAACCACCAATACTAGGACATCAGATGTAGATGTCTCCCTTGATTTGAACACTGATTTTTTGGAGGATACAGGTGGTCAGCACAACAGCAATAATAACCCAATGTCCCCTTCTCATACTGTTCAATCTCCTAGCCTAAGTACAGATAGCATTGACTTCTTCAGTGCACGAGAAAAATTCCTGGAATTATCCCAAGAGGGTCGTGCTAGAGCACTGTCTCAGTCTAAAAATGAGGACTTGGTAACGCCAAAATTACTTCAGTCCAGAAGTCCTGGCCAGGACCTGCTTGATACAGAGGACAGTGTACACCCTGTTGAAGAACACACAAAA GAGCAGTGCCTGGACATAACAGTGGGTGTCCCAAGATCGCAGTCTGAGAATGGAATCTCTGTTAAAGATATTGTAATAGAGCTGGAGTCCATCAACCAGAGCAGTGGACCGACCCCCTGCAAGACTGATTCCTCCACCACAGTCTCCTCTCCAGCCACAATGAAAAAGGCTGTGGTTCACAGTTTGCAAAGTGAACCTCCGGGAGACTTAGAACCCAAATCAATATGTGAATATCCCTCAGATGAGCTAAGAGACTTTTCCACAAGCCACTGCGAGGCCTCCCAAGACAGCCTCACACCCAAGCTGGAGACAAAAAAATGGTTGTCTGGTTCTGTGAGACGAGCCACTAATAAACTGGAACAGCGACTGCGGCAGGAGCAAGAGCCAGGTAACTGTTTAGGGATCAGAAAGAACTCCCGCCATGATGAGGTGCCTTCAATTGAGGTACATCCCCAAGAATGTGGAGACAATCAGCTGCACAATCCCCTACTGGAAGAGGGAACTATGCTTCCATTGCAAAAGCTGCCTAAGACCAGGGACATATCTGACAGTTCTGACAAAGAGGAAGCTGGCTCTTGTCACAGTGATTCAGCAGAGAAATTCTGGAAACCTTTGGAGTCAAAGCCCAAAGAAAAGGAAGCACCCATTTCTTCCACTGTGAAAGCTCCTTTTTTGTCTTGCAGAGTGGAGATTACTGAATTTGCCTCAAATCATTCACCATTAGAAACAGGAGGGAGTTGCCCAGTGTTTCCTTTAAATGAGAGAGAGTATCAGACTTCTTCAGATCATTCTAACCATGTGTATGTTTCAGATAAGGAAAGGAAGGATCCTAGTAGTGACCTCTGTGAATTTATCTTGCAAGAACCTGGGATGGGGACAAAGCAAACTGTTGATGACCTTTGCTACATCTCTCATCTGCAGAACCCTCCTCTGCTCACAGGGTCATTGAGCCCAAAAGCTTGCCTGCTTCTGGAGGGAGCCACTGAGAGCAGCAGCGACACAGATACACTGCCAGACAGGCCGACTGAGAGTTCTACTCTGCAGCGGAGTACAGAAGAGCTTCTAAAAATTCAAGAGACACTCAGTGATTTGCAGGCCTTCTTGAATCGTGTCACACCAACTGTATCCAGACCACCGAACTGGACAGGTCTACCTCACAGCTCAAGTAGCAGTAGTGTGTCTGAGCTGACTGTTGTTACCAAGGGCCATTCAGGTATGGTAAAGCAACGTGCTCAGGAGATTGAGGCTAGGATTCGTCAGGCTGGCCTGACCACTCCATCTCTCATGAAACGGTCTGCTTCCCTGGCCAAACTGGGATGTCTTGAGCTATCAACAGATGATTTATCAGAGGTGGGAAAAGCTGAATCAGGCCCAGCTAGCCCAGCATGCTCCTTTAGACTTCTGCATCCCGAGTCATGTAGGGCCCATCTAATGGCAGAGGATCCTTCAAAAAAATTCTGTATGGCATCTGAATCAACCCTGCCTGGGGAACAATCATGTCATTCAGACTGTGGCTCCTTAAACCAACCTGTCGAGCTGCCTTCCATCCTGCATACCAGTACATTCAGGGAAAGCAATGAGGGATGTCTGGAAAGCTGTCCGTCACTGTTACAGGCAACTGAACAGACAGTCCCTTTCTCTGGCGTAGCTCCAAGACAGCAGTATGGCAGGACACATCCACTCCGTAAGTTGAGAAAagctaatgaaaagaaaaggacagcAAGCTTCCAATACAATACCATGTGA
- the LOC120531608 gene encoding protein phosphatase Slingshot homolog 2-like isoform X2 produces MALVTVQRSPTPSATSSPSVSEADSGEEERRCQPRSISESFLTVKGAALFLPRGNGSTTPRISQRRNKHAGDLQQHLQAMFLLLRPEDNIRLAVRLESAYQSCTRYMVVVSTNGRQDTEESIVLGMDFKNKESSCCTMGLVLPLWSDTLIHLDGDGGFSVSTVNRVHIFKPVSVQAMWSALQSLHKACEVARCHNYYPGSLFLTWTSYYESRISSDQVCINEWNAMQDVQSHRADSPVLFTDVPTERERTERLIKSKLREIMMQKDLENITSKEIRTELEMQMVCNLREFKEFIDNEMIVILGQMDSPTEIFDHVFLGSEWNASNLEDLQNRGVRYILNVTREIDNFFPGLFEYHNIRVYDEEATDLLAYWNDAYKFISKAKKTGSKCLVHCKMGVSRSASTVIAYAMKEYGWNLEDAYSYVKERRTVTKPNPSFMRQLEEYQGILLASKQRHNKLWRSHSDSDLSDHHDPINKTPLNMNLNQKDADNNPSLEHFLGMAVLQALATMPSSIDEDPPTPCEDHDSLQLDFQPCTNEESLEQSASNGLSECPDSPETTTVVFPCVGDMPLQEVSLIMPTSLVDLRGDKPLLEPKLNTQEKNAIPTVQSSPSLSLTTNTRTSDVDVSLDLNTDFLEDTGGQHNSNNNPMSPSHTVQSPSLSTDSIDFFSAREKFLELSQEGRARALSQSKNEDLVTPKLLQSRSPGQDLLDTEDSVHPVEEHTKEQCLDITVGVPRSQSENGISVKDIVIELESINQSSGPTPCKTDSSTTVSSPATMKKAVVHSLQSEPPGDLEPKSICEYPSDELRDFSTSHCEASQDSLTPKLETKKWLSGSVRRATNKLEQRLRQEQEPGNCLGIRKNSRHDEVPSIEVHPQECGDNQLHNPLLEEGTMLPLQKLPKTRDISDSSDKEEAGSCHSDSAEKFWKPLESKPKEKEAPISSTVKAPFLSCRVEITEFASNHSPLETGGSCPVFPLNEREYQTSSDHSNHVYVSDKERKDPSSDLCEFILQEPGMGTKQTVDDLCYISHLQNPPLLTGSLSPKACLLLEGATESSSDTDTLPDRPTESSTLQRSTEELLKIQETLSDLQAFLNRVTPTVSRPPNWTGLPHSSSSSSVSELTVVTKGHSGMVKQRAQEIEARIRQAGLTTPSLMKRSASLAKLGCLELSTDDLSEVGKAESGPASPACSFRLLHPESCRAHLMAEDPSKKFCMASESTLPGEQSCHSDCGSLNQPVELPSILHTSTFRESNEGCLESCPSLLQATEQTVPFSGVAPRQQYGRTHPLRKLRKANEKKRTASFQYNTM; encoded by the exons CATCAGTGAAAGCTTCCTTACTGTGAAAGGAGCTGCCCTATTTCTTCCCAGAGGCAATGGTTCCACAACACCAAGGATCAGCCAACGACGCAACAAACACGCTG GAGACCTTCAGCAACACTTGCAGGCCATGTTTTTGCTGCTACGACCTGAAGACAACATTAGATTG GCTGTGAGGTTGGAAAGTGCCTATCAGAGCTGCACACGCTACATGGTGGTGGTTTCTACCAATGGACGGCAGGACACTGAAGAGAGCATAGTACTGGGGATGGACTTTAAGAACAAAGAAAG taGCTGTTGTACTATGGGTCTTGTCCTACCTCTTTGGAGTGACACCCTTATCCACTTGGATGGTGATGG CGGTTTTAGTGTGTCCACAGTCAACAGAGTCCACATCTTCAAGCCGGTTTCCGTCCAGGCCATGTG GTCAGCTCTGCAGAGTTTGCATAAGGCATGTGAAGTGGCTCGTTGCCACAATTACTATCCTGGCAGCCTGTTCCTTACGTGGACCAGCTACTATGAGAGCCGTATCAGCTCAGACCAAGTGTGCATCAATGAGTGGAATGCCATGCAGGATGTGCAATCTCACCGGGCTGACTCCCCTGTTTTATTCACTGATGT TCCAACAGAGAGGGAGCGTACAGAGAGACTTATTAAATCTAAGCTGAGAGAGATCATGATGCAGAAAGATTTGgaaaacatcacttcaaaagag ATCCGCACTGAGCTTGAGATGCAGATGGTCTGCAACCTGCGCGAATTCAAGGAATTTATTGACAATGAAATGATTGTCATTCTTGGACAAATGGATAGCCCTACTGAGATATTTGACCATGTCTTCCTA GGCTCAGAGTGGAATGCCTCCAATCTTGAAGACTTGCAGAATAGAGG GGTTCGTTACATCCTGAATGTCACACGGGAGATTGATAACTTTTTCCCAGGCCTCTTTGAATATCACAACATTCGGGTCTATGATGAAGAGGCTACAGATTTACTGGCTTACTGGAATGATGCTTACAAATTCATCTCTAAGGCAAA GAAAACTGGCTCCAAATGCCTTGTCCATTGTAAGATGGGTGTGAGCCGCTCTGCCTCAACTGTTATTGCCTATGCAATGAAGGAATATGGCTGGAATCTGGAAGATGCTTATAGCTATGTCAAGGAACGCCGCACAGTCACCAAACCGAATCCCTCTTTTATGAGGCAGCTTGAGGAGTATCAGGGCATACTCTTGGCAAG TAAACAGCGGCACAACAAGCTTTGGCGATCCCACTCTGACAGTGATCTTTCAGATCATCATGATCCCATCAACAAGACTCCTCTTAACATGAACCTCAACCAGAAAGATGCAGATAATAATCCTTCACTGGAACATTTCTTGGGAATGGCAGTCCTACAAGCACTTGCAACTATGCCTTCAAGTATTGATGAAGATCCACCCACACCATGTGAGGACCATGACAGTCTGCAGTTGGATTTCCAGCCATGTACAAACGAAGAAAGTTTAGAGCAATCTGCTTCAAATGGCCTCTCAGAGTGTCCAGATTCACCCGAGACTACCACTGTAGTCTTCCCTTGTGTAGGAGACATGCCACTCCAGGAGGTTTCTTTAATTATGCCAACCTCACTGGTTGACTTGAGAGGAGATAAGCCATTGCTAGAACCAAAGCTTAATACACAAGAAAAGAATGCAATTCCAACAGTACAGTCTTCTCCCTCATTGTCCTTAACCACCAATACTAGGACATCAGATGTAGATGTCTCCCTTGATTTGAACACTGATTTTTTGGAGGATACAGGTGGTCAGCACAACAGCAATAATAACCCAATGTCCCCTTCTCATACTGTTCAATCTCCTAGCCTAAGTACAGATAGCATTGACTTCTTCAGTGCACGAGAAAAATTCCTGGAATTATCCCAAGAGGGTCGTGCTAGAGCACTGTCTCAGTCTAAAAATGAGGACTTGGTAACGCCAAAATTACTTCAGTCCAGAAGTCCTGGCCAGGACCTGCTTGATACAGAGGACAGTGTACACCCTGTTGAAGAACACACAAAA GAGCAGTGCCTGGACATAACAGTGGGTGTCCCAAGATCGCAGTCTGAGAATGGAATCTCTGTTAAAGATATTGTAATAGAGCTGGAGTCCATCAACCAGAGCAGTGGACCGACCCCCTGCAAGACTGATTCCTCCACCACAGTCTCCTCTCCAGCCACAATGAAAAAGGCTGTGGTTCACAGTTTGCAAAGTGAACCTCCGGGAGACTTAGAACCCAAATCAATATGTGAATATCCCTCAGATGAGCTAAGAGACTTTTCCACAAGCCACTGCGAGGCCTCCCAAGACAGCCTCACACCCAAGCTGGAGACAAAAAAATGGTTGTCTGGTTCTGTGAGACGAGCCACTAATAAACTGGAACAGCGACTGCGGCAGGAGCAAGAGCCAGGTAACTGTTTAGGGATCAGAAAGAACTCCCGCCATGATGAGGTGCCTTCAATTGAGGTACATCCCCAAGAATGTGGAGACAATCAGCTGCACAATCCCCTACTGGAAGAGGGAACTATGCTTCCATTGCAAAAGCTGCCTAAGACCAGGGACATATCTGACAGTTCTGACAAAGAGGAAGCTGGCTCTTGTCACAGTGATTCAGCAGAGAAATTCTGGAAACCTTTGGAGTCAAAGCCCAAAGAAAAGGAAGCACCCATTTCTTCCACTGTGAAAGCTCCTTTTTTGTCTTGCAGAGTGGAGATTACTGAATTTGCCTCAAATCATTCACCATTAGAAACAGGAGGGAGTTGCCCAGTGTTTCCTTTAAATGAGAGAGAGTATCAGACTTCTTCAGATCATTCTAACCATGTGTATGTTTCAGATAAGGAAAGGAAGGATCCTAGTAGTGACCTCTGTGAATTTATCTTGCAAGAACCTGGGATGGGGACAAAGCAAACTGTTGATGACCTTTGCTACATCTCTCATCTGCAGAACCCTCCTCTGCTCACAGGGTCATTGAGCCCAAAAGCTTGCCTGCTTCTGGAGGGAGCCACTGAGAGCAGCAGCGACACAGATACACTGCCAGACAGGCCGACTGAGAGTTCTACTCTGCAGCGGAGTACAGAAGAGCTTCTAAAAATTCAAGAGACACTCAGTGATTTGCAGGCCTTCTTGAATCGTGTCACACCAACTGTATCCAGACCACCGAACTGGACAGGTCTACCTCACAGCTCAAGTAGCAGTAGTGTGTCTGAGCTGACTGTTGTTACCAAGGGCCATTCAGGTATGGTAAAGCAACGTGCTCAGGAGATTGAGGCTAGGATTCGTCAGGCTGGCCTGACCACTCCATCTCTCATGAAACGGTCTGCTTCCCTGGCCAAACTGGGATGTCTTGAGCTATCAACAGATGATTTATCAGAGGTGGGAAAAGCTGAATCAGGCCCAGCTAGCCCAGCATGCTCCTTTAGACTTCTGCATCCCGAGTCATGTAGGGCCCATCTAATGGCAGAGGATCCTTCAAAAAAATTCTGTATGGCATCTGAATCAACCCTGCCTGGGGAACAATCATGTCATTCAGACTGTGGCTCCTTAAACCAACCTGTCGAGCTGCCTTCCATCCTGCATACCAGTACATTCAGGGAAAGCAATGAGGGATGTCTGGAAAGCTGTCCGTCACTGTTACAGGCAACTGAACAGACAGTCCCTTTCTCTGGCGTAGCTCCAAGACAGCAGTATGGCAGGACACATCCACTCCGTAAGTTGAGAAAagctaatgaaaagaaaaggacagcAAGCTTCCAATACAATACCATGTGA